The genomic segment tttatatatatatatagatatatatatatattataatatatatgtatatgtatatgatatatatataatatatatattatatttagtcaAAGTTTGGAACAAAGCaatcctgggccagcacttcccttagtgaaacgtgtgtgtgtgtgtatatactgcatTAAAGGGGCATGAGCTCGATGACTAGGCTTGAGCTAAACATACAGACTGAGCATTGTTTTataaacaagaaaatgaaaccaCTTTCTCGCTTCCAGGTTGAACGAGCACAGGAGAAGCTGGAAAACAAACTACTGGTTCACACATAAGCCATCTTATAATGAGCTGCTACTCATcgcaaaggagaactaaaccctttaaacaaatatgggtagaaaCGTTGTATTTTATAGACCGAACTTACTGCATCAGCCTAAATTTTCAGAATCTCTATAGCTGGCCTGGgatccaaaataggccctggcattccaaatacacagaggcccaaacagccgccAGTCTATtaaatagtgaatgtctatggcaacttccagcagctcctctggcatttgccagaagccacagattgccagtgcaGGCCTGCAGTCTATAACAAGAATGATTcaagccttcaaagttgtgcgcagatgctccccatcttggattttgttaggagtgtcagcgACTCACACTTCCTCAGTGACCTCTGGGCTGCGGTTGAAAAGCTCAggttaggggtcattgcaaatcatcaaacagaaagtgAGGTTCCCATGTCATAAAGTTaaggctacagggctgattattacattctgatgcaaactgcactggtttctctactgccaaaaatctgaattactaatcagccttatattgtttctattctatgtgtactgtatattgtgagtgggtccctaagctcagtaagtgacagcagcacagagaatgtgcaatgaatcagcagaaaagaagatggggagctactcgggcatctttggagacacagatctttactgcttttGGGGTAGGGTGGCCAAACAATGTGTAGGGTTTCTACTACTACTGATCATAAGAGGCTCAAGCttgggggttgtttatacagaccTCTCAATCTCCCTTTGAACAAAGAACACTATTTATATGGAAAGATGGGGGGGGGAGCAAAAAGTAAACATGTGATTTAtaataggaaaaataaaatgtggatTAAATGAAATTTGGCATAAATGACACCCTCTGCACTAGCACAGCACACTAGTGGGTCCCCCAGCATTGGCTGCCCTTTAAAAAAGGACTAacgcctaactaaagaagtagctagaaatgttgtacattatgttttgtgcttctgtaccagcccaaggcaaccacagccctttagcagtaaagatctgtgtctccaaagatgccccagtagctccccatcttcttttctgctgattcactgcacatgctctgtgctgctgtcacttactgagcttagggacccactcacaatatacagtacacatagaatagaaatgtcacaatataaggctgattagtaattaatacagatatttactacatggcagcacagaaaccagtgcaattagcatcataatttaataatcagcaaacctgtagcatcagcttatattacagtggaagctcattttctgctggataattagtgacgacccctaagcttagcttctcaacagccaatcagagcccactgagcatgtgagtgtcacagacactttccaagatggtgaccccctgtgacaagtttgaagtcctggatcattgctgctattgacaagctgaaactttagcctcgtgcaataagttcagtttatagaacacggcatttttagccttatagatttttagagtttagttgtcctttaaatcagAGCAGACATCACGAATGGCTCCCAGGCATTTGGGGGGTGCAAGTGTTTATAGAGGGAACCCTGGCTACTCACAGGGGAGCATAACTACAGTAAATAATGGATTTCCATTAGCAGAAGTCAGTGTTTAACCTGTAGGCCAGTAAGAACATTGCAAATCTACAGAGAACTGAAGgcgcagaactacaactctcatcttCCCCTCAAGAGCCAGTGGGTGCAGTGAGTAACGATATGGAGCCCTAGGAGTATAAAGGGGACCCAGCCGAGCTGGATAGAACACCAGTACATCTCGCACCACAATTGAAGCCAATAAGCAGCTTCTAAAAGCCGGGGGCACTCGAATTGGTAGTTACTACTAAGGCGGCAGCACAGGCCCCAGTTCCTCGCTCAGCTTGAGGCCTCACCTTGGGAAGACAACTGTCTCACGCTGTTCACGAACTGCTCCAGTGCGGAAGCCATGCCGCCTGGGTCCCGCCTCCCTCCGCGGGGAACTGCAGTCGGGAGCGGAGCAGGAGGAACAGAGCGGAGCGCAGGCCAGGCTCACACTCGCACAACCACACAGCGGCAAGTCTCGCGAGAAGACACACCGGCCCGCGCGCTGTCACCGGTGTAACATCTCGCGAGAATCGCCGCCTCACTAGCCATTGGTGCGCAAGTCTTGGAGCGGGCGAGATCTCGCGAGAACTTCGGGGGGAACAGCTGGAATGTGTGGGCGCGACTTGTGCAGTGACGTCGAAGACGTACGCGTAGATCTTAAAGGTGCGGCTTACTCAAAGAAAGCTTACGGGATTTCCGTCTACATAATAACGAGTTTATAGTAAAGCTGCCCCGCGTGCTGTAATACTGACCAATATACAAGCAATAAAATGAGCGCGTTTTGCGTCAGCTCTGGTAACCCGCAGCAACCAATCGGATGTCAGCTTACTTTGGCTTGCCGCTTCCTGATTGGCTGTTGTGTGGTACTGCAGTTTGCCCAATGTACACAATTGCTATGTGTCAGGTGTGAAACAATATTAAATGATGAGGGACGTTGAGTTTGCAAAGTGTCTACAAGTTTGTGCTGGTTATATTTAATTTAACAACCTAATAAATATCAGTTGGTCTCTGAAGGTCTGTCCTTCCCCCAATGGAAAGGCTGGTTTTATAGTAAtcttattattacatatatttacgATGTGTCCACTTATTCCGCAGCACTTACAGCAGGCGGGAGTTCATGTGATATATacacagtgtctgactgggatgccaggggcccaccagaaaaccttaggctgagggcccactttccaaactattatacctcctctcctcattcaacctctttagTCTCcgagtctcttttctctacatactctattcttccattattacgcctctttattcccataaagaaatagagaatgaccatgaaataggccaaaaggttagaagcaggagggcccactgacaccttggcccaccgggagttttcctggtatcccggtgggccagtccgacactgcatatacAGCTTACATACAAATACTTTACCTATGGAAACAGAAGAAGTTACACAACACATTGGgtctccatacctcccaacattttggaagtaaagagggacaaaaaaatgttttccgcacgtagcgcagcaaatttttttgaccacacccctttctgtggccacaccccctaattaccatgtttgttttacaaaattcggcaggttatgaaagtttgaaaatatttctccttatctaaactgtgtttttgtgtctcaaaattgttacaaagtatcttatttgcacctgttagctgttctgggcgctctgctaaaagccaattgagaaactttgtttctttttctggctgttcagtgcagagaaaagagggactttgggttgagctgtcaaaagagggactgtccctccgaaaaagggacagttgggaggtgtgtctCATTTATaaccactgggcaaatttgcacctgggcagtaacccatagcaaccaaacaaaggtttgctttcattgttcattgTTCCATTTGCCCAGTGgttcttagggttgccacctggccagtattttagcggcctggctgataaaaatgatggtggatcccaatgttattaatagggaaaaaagataaacatataggaaggccggtattttttccagaaaagatggcaaccctagtggttattataaatgagcctcattgtTTCTGAGAACCCCCACACCATGGGTCTCCGTGGCCAAAACATGTTATTGTTAAAGccaaactataccccccgaacaatgctggtgtctataaaaatatactacatatgtaaaactctgcttcatgtaaataaaccattttcataatgatatacttttttagcagtatgtgccgttgggtaatcataaatagaaaactgccattttaaaaaataagggctgccccctgggatggcatgattcacggtgcacacaaacaaaccatacatgttaggtcacatgagccaattaacagacagagtcctgtcttttgcttccacacttcttgttacagttagagttgtagtatttctggtcaggtgatctctgaggcagcacacagaccatcatgaaatgggggttcaaggcaagagatgtaaaagagcaatatttacgtaaatatatagaccagtttggtgagattctttaatgtgccacttaatatgatttaaactttctgttaattttgggggtgcatttttcctttaaaagcacaaATGACAGTTTATTACAACTCTTAATAACGTATGTTATCAGGGACACTCATTCTGTGGctcttaaagaaaaaggaaaggccTTTTAACGTCAGcgttccaaaagttaggcacacccaagtaatatttattgacttacctgaaaccctgggtcggtgctcctatcagcagaaaactgcaccggcccgggattctttcagcaagcaccacggagcgatcatcttccggcttcttctatcttcaaatttcctgggacaGATGTGCAGTAAAATGAAATAGACTGCTTTTTCtgtaaagttcggcttttcgcgtTACTGCACAGCCGTGCAAAGAAAGTagaagccagaagacgatcgatccgtggtgctcgctggaagaatcccgggctggtgcagttttcttctgataaaatcaccggcccagggtttcaggtaagtaaatataatcacctGGGGTgtataacttttggcacccccaaattaaaagacctttccttctcctttaatgtcaacACCAAAGGCACATACAGTAGGTCCCAGTGAATTCTCATAGGTACAAAGATCCTCAATCTTTCAGTATCTGCTTATTAAATCCTATATAAATGAATTTGAGAGCAGTACCATGTTTGACCATGGCCATACCCAGAATAGAATTTTAAATCCATTTGtaaaatccattttacaaaatttgtcagattATGGAacgttttgaaaacatttctggggTTCTAGGGTCAGCTTTTATGTTTTACTAataaaagtgaattgcccttgcaagtcacagtttccccaagagacctgcttatcttaaatagttgcaattgtatctttgcttcgtttaaattgctacaaatgaatctaagtgcagctgctcagtattttgggctctctgctaaagccttttatttaattacatttctgaaacattgtatcttttccTTGCTGTTTagtgcaggggatcaaagagaaactctggataTTTCAGTAACTAACTGGAACTTGCGGGTTGAGCAAGACTTTCTCGaatcattcgagttttcgggcaaaactttggattcaagctatttccagggtcgggctataataaatcttgaagattcaagtttttttataaaaaaaaaatattaaaaaaaattgggttttttaacctaaaaataaatcttgaaaactcaaattttcgtggaaaacacaacttgaacctcgAGATCTGCCCCTTAGATGCTGGTCACAATAAATGCAATCCATCATGGAGGGTTCTGGGAGTTTCTGCAGAGTTTTTTGTTGtcatttataaaatacataaccttaatttatgttttcaattgGCAAAAGCTAGGTAAGCATCACCCATCTTTTCAGAAAGAGACGACTAGCTAATAGCTATATTTCTCACCTCCTTCCAATAGCAGacgatgctgagagttgtagtttgaaTAGTGAATACTGCATAAGTGATGTAGAAAATTAAACTGAATAGGAAAATTTAACCAGCCTGGCAAATGCTGAGTTCTTTGTAGATTAGAGTATTATAGATTTAACCtattctttcttttgttttatgtCTTGCAGAAGAGACGACTGACTGGCAGATTTGTGGCAGTGAACGAGTTAACCTTCCAACCCCCTCTCTTCCTGTCTCCAGAGAGGCTTCAGCCTAGAAACAGAAGCACATTCCTGGCTGGCTGCGTGTCTCTTTAAGAAGAGGTGGCAGCTTGTCTGCTGGAGGAACTGCTTGCAACTGGCAGTGTAAGAGCCGGAGGGCGGTTTATCGGACACTGCATTGCAGAATCCAGTCTGTGAGTACAGTGCCATGGACAGCACTTTCCTGCCTTATGGTTCATAGTAAGTGCACTCTCTCCCGTCCCTACCCACAGCACACATTGGCACATTCTGTTTCTGCAGTGCACATTAGCTGCATAAACAGCATTTCCTACACTACGCTCCTCCTCTGTTGCTGCACACATATTGCACTGCTGCTGGCTTCCCCCTAAATGACCGCACTATGATTAGACAGCACTACTCTGTGCCCTGGGGCTCGGACACACTGCCCACCCCCTCCTGCTGACCTGCCTGGACTTGCTGACTGTTGTGGATAATTGTGCGCTCACTGAATAACCACACACTGACTCTCTTTTGCAGGACACTGGTGCTGAATGAGTCCGACTGAATTCCAGATGAATGGCACTCCAGCAAAGTGCCTAGTGACCTTGTTTCGAGCCGTACAACCACATGTATGACGTGAGACAATCACCTGTGTACCCTTGCTGACTATGCACCTACCTCTGATTGGGACCCTGCTAGTGACTTTGTCACACAATGAAGCATTGCTGTATTAGGGGCTGTGTGTGCGGTATGACTAGCTCTCCTGCTATGGCCTTCTTGCCCAGCTTGTTGCGTAGGGGCAATATGCTATCTCCTAGACTTCAGAACTCTAGGTGCCACTCGTCCACTTCAAATACCCAGCGTCTAAGGGTCCTGGTGGACATGGACGGGGTGCTGGCGGACTTTGAGGGGGGCTTTTTGAAGAAGTACAGAACTCGCTACCCCAACGAACCTTTCATTGGGCTAGAGGACCGCCGAGGATTTTGGGTCTCTGAGCAGTATGGAAACCTAAAGCCTGGGTTATGCGTAAGTCAATTCTATATTAATTTTTGTATCCACTCCATAAGGTCTGTTCCTGTAGATACAGACATAGAGGCCTAAAAAATATTCTACACcagttgaaggaaaactatacccctcaaacaatgtaggtctctataaaaagatattgcataaaacagctcatgggtaaaaccctgctccatgtaaataaaccattttcataataatatacttctttagtagtatgtgccattgggtaatcataaatagggaTAGGTGAATTTGAGCCATTTCAtttcggcaaaaaaattttttttgccgcacaacgccatacaagtctatgggcataatttccgctgtgaaacaaggtgaaaaaaattcgcccatccctaatcataaatagaaaactgccattttaaaaaataagggccacccctgggatcatatgattcacggcgcagacaaacaaaccatacatgttaggtcacatgggccaattaacagacagagttgtgtcttcttcctgttacagttagagctgcagtatttctggtcaggtgatctctgaggcagcacacagaccatcacaaaatggggtttcaaggcaagaggtgtaaaagggcaacatttacttaaatatatattccagtttggtaagattctttaatgtgtcacttaatatgatgtaaactatctgttgctcaagtattcattctgggtgtatagttttcctttaatggggaaGATTTTATAGTGGTTAAATATCATCTGAGAAAAGAAAAGCTAATACAAGTTGTAAAGGTACTATCTGGGGGGTACTAACCCATAATCTCTACCCTCACAGGAAAAAGCCATTAGTATTTGGGAATCAAAGAATTTCTTTTTAGAGCTGGAACCTCTTCCTGGCGCGGTGGAGGCAATGAAAGAAATGGCCAACTTGGAAAAGTAAGTCAATTCTAATACTAcagaaatatatagtttttttttttttaaatagcagacTGTTAGGGGGGTCAGTTTTATTTGTGTAACCTTTACAGTTTTCTGCCCACAATAAATCATGGCTTCCCGAACAGGAAGTGGGGCGCGCAAAAGAAAACAGCTGCAACGACCATTGTCCAAGGGCTTGTTCAGTCGACAATCCGTGTCGAGACTAAGCTGAATTGTACATTGGTACGACCACATTTTCATTTGACTCAGATGTGATCTCTAAGGCTGGTCTGATGCCAGCGATGGGCGTGGAGTACAGTTTAATCAGATTTGGACAGACTGTTGGACTTGTTAAAACATATACTCAGGAGTCTCACCGACAGAAGTTTTCATGTAAACACTTGGGGGATTTATACCTGTGACTGAAACTGTCCGTGCCTGCATTAGTGGGGCTCCCTCCTTTTCGTTTCCCTCTTTATTTCCTCCCCTAATTATAACATTGACTGTGTATCATTTATTACCAGCTGAGCAAACTACCTGCCATGCCTAAATGAGACTGCCAGTTCCTTTGTCTGCATCTgttgcagcagcagcaacaaatcCTAATACAAAATTCATATTGGGGATTACTCTTTATGTCCCCCAAGCACACATCACTGTTTACACCAGTTATTCAGTCTATATCCTTTATCTGCCCATTTCCCTCAGCTCCTGCTTGTGGCCCTTtcacattaacatttttttctggtgtgaTGGGAGATGTGATTCGTTGTACCCATGGGGCCACATCTGGAATGAGATTTGAAATAGGCCAGAGCATTTGAAGTACAGAAAAGTTCAAAGAGCTCCATATGGGCTCCAGATTGCAAGTTTGTGCCTGTCCCTCTTATTTCTTAAGGGTCACATGCAAAGGTGCGTAGCTGTGTACCCCAGATTCCAACTAGTGAACACAGAATACACCATATGTGAAATGTGGGTACAAACaaatacataattacataattagCATGGCAGTTACACTTTAAAGACAGACTTATCCGGATGTGCCACTAATAACAATAACTTGATATGGTCCAGctacatttaggggattatttactaaaactcaaattaatcaaatttttttcttaaaacaaagtcgaccaaactcccttccacaaattgaactcatctatcaataattttttaaagaaatgctgcGTCAAAATCAAGCGTCAATTCGTATCATATGATTGATGCTCCGAAAACCCGATTTTATCAATTTGACGctgcgaaaactcgactttatcggattaccgggcgaaaacccagactttatcggattattcagagcagatcacaatgtcaagaaacaacttcagggacatctgccgttgTCTTTGACATGACCTCAACAgcatttttaacagctttggggtataataaattgctaaaaaatcaggtttttattttttcacaaaaacattgagTTTCcacttaaaaactcaaccagaaaaaatcgagatttaataaatgagcccctaaatGAATGCCTGCAGTGAGAAAAAGGCCTAAAgaggaaaatgaagaacacaaggAGAACCTTTCAGAGAGAGATAATAATCAAACCTAATACTAAACTGAATCTGAAACATaatattaaggatgcaccaaatccactatttgggattgggctgaatccctgaatccttcatgaaagattcagccaaatactgaaccaaacccgaatcctaatttgtaaatgcaaattgggggtgggaaaggaaaaagtggaaaaattagtttgttttgtgtgacgaaaagtcatgtgatttccctctctgcctctaatttatatatgcaaattaggattcggatttgtttcggctaggcacaaggattcgaaCGAATCCTTgacaaatcccgaactgaatcctggaattGGTGCCACCCTACCTAAtctttatatgtaaattagggaaaacgagggggaaaaagagaaagggggaaaaagagtaagaaaagagtaaaaaatgtttgacttctttgtttgtgtgatgaataGTCAGATGATTTTTTGgatccggattcggttcagccagtaacttggattcgtccgaatctgaatcctgatgaaaaaggctgaatcctgaaccgaatactggattcgttgcatccctatatGATAATAGTGTATATTATTACTATTCCAATAACTCAAGCTGCTTTGTATGAGAACAGTGGTgtacaatagattttttttacgtTTCCTACCTTTAATTGTATTTACTAGTATGTTTTATGTGCTGCCACCTTACTCTCTAGTATTGCTTTTTTAATACAGTAAGTTTATATCTGTTCTTTCTCACAGCACTGATGTCTTTATATGTACCAGTCCCATCAAACGTTACCAGCACTGTCCTTATGAAAAGGTGAGATTATATCATTACATTGATGGCTTCACCTTCTCTTTATAAGTTGACTGTCTAATctaaagaaaaagcaggaaaagccctctaagtttgctcatagtctgtacagagagataccataaaactatggcagca from the Xenopus laevis strain J_2021 chromosome 9_10L, Xenopus_laevis_v10.1, whole genome shotgun sequence genome contains:
- the nt5m.L gene encoding 5'(3')-deoxyribonucleotidase, mitochondrial encodes the protein MKHCCIRGCVCGMTSSPAMAFLPSLLRRGNMLSPRLQNSRCHSSTSNTQRLRVLVDMDGVLADFEGGFLKKYRTRYPNEPFIGLEDRRGFWVSEQYGNLKPGLCEKAISIWESKNFFLELEPLPGAVEAMKEMANLENTDVFICTSPIKRYQHCPYEKYAWVEKHLGHQFMEQIVLTRDKTVVSADLLIDDRPDIIGAEPNPTWEHILFTACHNKHLQLAPPNRRLPTWNHDWKSILDSKREQSP